In one window of Deltaproteobacteria bacterium DNA:
- a CDS encoding SLBB domain-containing protein → SMVHVQDGDLVEVRYIEQKFPRTVRVTGHVWDPVELAFHEGMRISEVIPHPERLKPKAITDYALLRRYDPLTTEFTAEKILLPEIWAGKIDFPLKVHDEIKILSKAEYGIATFVHLRGAVWKPDDYEYTPGMTVRDLIALGGGLQKWASHKVVELTQQKIINNEIVTEHFRLDLSDEKIDKRLRPFDMVSIPRVKGAGSIPEVIIEGEIRFPGHYALKKGERLSDLIARAGGFLPSAYLYGARFYSASAQKIQQQSLDNMIRELEIRISGAAVGVAATAIEPGMAQAATAQQTVMTSFLAGLKSIKASGRVAIKLVDLKSFRGSPYDFKLGDQDRLEIPGKPPFISVVGSVYAPNSYLYQPDVTLADYLQLAGGPSKTADARYISLCKANGEVVGLPSMSSYSFYRQKLMPGDTIVVPENMERIPRFKMIKDITDIMYKITLAVGVVASIIF, encoded by the coding sequence AGTATGGTCCATGTTCAAGACGGCGATCTGGTTGAAGTCCGTTATATCGAACAGAAATTCCCTCGGACGGTTAGGGTCACGGGTCATGTATGGGACCCAGTGGAGTTGGCCTTTCATGAAGGGATGCGAATCTCCGAGGTGATTCCGCATCCGGAAAGGCTTAAGCCTAAAGCCATTACCGATTACGCCCTCTTACGGCGCTACGACCCACTCACCACGGAATTCACCGCGGAAAAAATTCTTCTTCCTGAGATTTGGGCGGGTAAAATTGACTTCCCCCTTAAGGTCCACGACGAGATAAAGATTCTTTCTAAGGCCGAATACGGGATTGCAACCTTTGTGCATCTTCGGGGAGCTGTATGGAAGCCTGACGATTATGAATATACACCAGGTATGACCGTGCGCGACCTCATCGCGCTTGGGGGCGGTCTGCAAAAGTGGGCCAGCCATAAAGTTGTCGAATTGACTCAGCAGAAAATTATAAATAACGAAATTGTGACCGAGCATTTTAGACTGGACCTGTCTGACGAAAAAATTGATAAACGGCTTCGACCTTTTGACATGGTCAGCATACCGCGGGTAAAGGGCGCTGGGAGCATTCCTGAGGTTATTATAGAAGGGGAGATTCGTTTCCCTGGCCATTATGCCTTAAAAAAAGGGGAACGGCTTTCCGACCTCATTGCCCGCGCTGGAGGGTTCCTGCCCAGCGCCTATCTCTATGGAGCGAGGTTCTACTCTGCGAGCGCCCAAAAGATTCAACAGCAATCTCTTGATAACATGATCAGGGAACTGGAGATTCGTATCTCTGGCGCAGCGGTTGGAGTTGCCGCCACCGCGATCGAGCCGGGTATGGCCCAGGCTGCCACAGCCCAGCAGACCGTCATGACATCCTTTCTGGCCGGGCTTAAAAGCATCAAGGCCTCCGGCCGGGTGGCGATCAAGCTCGTTGATTTGAAAAGCTTCAGAGGCTCTCCCTATGATTTTAAACTTGGGGATCAGGACAGGCTGGAGATACCTGGCAAGCCTCCTTTTATCAGTGTGGTGGGCAGCGTCTATGCCCCCAATTCTTACCTCTATCAGCCTGATGTCACCCTGGCGGATTACCTGCAGCTGGCCGGTGGTCCATCAAAAACGGCTGATGCAAGGTATATAAGTCTGTGCAAGGCTAATGGTGAAGTGGTCGGGTTGCCTTCCATGAGTTCTTACAGCTTTTACAGGCAGAAGCTCATGCCAGGAGACACGATTGTCGTTCCGGAAAACATGGAAAGAATCCCGCGCTTTAAGATGATCAAGGATATAACCGACATCATGTACAAGATAACCCTTGCCGTTGGGGTTGTTGCCAGCATTATATTCTAG